A DNA window from Microcystis aeruginosa NIES-843 contains the following coding sequences:
- a CDS encoding ISKra4 family transposase (programmed frameshift), which yields MLSENEKRIKELCQELGQCLYEQSQIKKFNNLGEIEETVRDLMIHYVNPEIGNFFVKTSTEETAGRTRKVKSILGELPITEKQAKKLEIKSRTQMSPMLEKNCLLLSGDESYEKSAQKIKSLTGIAVSHSTQQRLVHRYAFEELPSNPEVEVEVEEMSLDGGKVRLRTAKGKALIWRDYKAVSFHQLGVAAFFQDNSALLDLVNSQVLAKPLICLGDGHDGIWNLFGQIGEKQERIEILDWYHLIENLYKVGGSFQRIDEVKCFLWKGEVDAAISCFEGWSEPQVENFIIYLNKHKHRIVNYGYFQEEGISIGSGSVESQVKQISFRVKIAGASWNSGNVPQVLRHRCAYLNGSLF from the exons ATGTTATCAGAAAATGAAAAAAGAATTAAAGAGTTATGTCAAGAGTTAGGGCAATGTCTCTATGAGCAATCCCAAATTAAGAAATTTAATAACTTGGGAGAGATAGAGGAGACAGTCAGAGATTTAATGATTCATTATGTTAACCCAGAAATCGGTA ATTTTTTTGTCAAAACAAGCACAGAAGAAACTGCCGGTCGGACGAGAAAAGTGAAAAGTATTTTGGGGGAATTACCAATTACAGAAAAACAAGCGAAAAAATTAGAAATAAAGTCTCGGACTCAGATGAGTCCAATGTTAGAGAAGAACTGTTTGCTATTAAGTGGCGATGAATCCTACGAGAAATCGGCGCAGAAAATCAAATCATTGACAGGGATTGCTGTTTCTCACAGTACCCAACAACGCCTCGTACATCGCTATGCTTTTGAAGAATTACCGTCTAACCCAGAAGTGGAAGTGGAAGTGGAAGAAATGAGCCTAGATGGCGGTAAGGTACGACTAAGAACTGCCAAGGGAAAAGCCTTAATTTGGCGTGATTATAAAGCAGTGAGTTTTCATCAACTGGGGGTAGCGGCTTTTTTTCAAGATAACTCAGCTTTATTAGATTTGGTTAATTCTCAAGTTTTGGCTAAACCTTTAATTTGTTTAGGAGATGGACATGATGGTATCTGGAATTTATTTGGTCAGATAGGAGAGAAACAGGAAAGAATTGAAATATTGGATTGGTATCATTTAATCGAAAACCTCTATAAAGTTGGCGGGTCATTCCAGCGGATTGATGAGGTAAAATGTTTTCTATGGAAGGGGGAAGTGGATGCTGCTATCTCCTGTTTTGAGGGATGGTCAGAGCCGCAAGTGGAGAATTTTATTATTTATTTGAACAAGCATAAACATCGAATTGTCAATTATGGTTATTTTCAAGAAGAGGGGATTTCCATTGGTTCTGGCTCTGTGGAATCTCAGGTGAAACAAATTAGTTTTCGTGTTAAAATTGCCGGTGCAAGTTGGAATTCTGGCAATGTACCGCAAGTCCTTCGTCATCGCTGTGCCTATCTGAATGGTTCTCTTTTTTAA
- a CDS encoding ABC transporter ATP-binding protein, translated as MNDISLTINEGEFVLLLGLNSSGKTTALNIITGVYTPSEGQVELFGNQLSDNLIPREIKERMGIVFSKVELPEQLTVEEIISLFQSYYSNPFGIDEAIKLFELKNWRKTLLKNQQELSQGRNKRLLIALALSGNPDLLLFDEPTANLDPPGRRLFWQLMRDLSSQGKTILICMPEENSAQTEQTTSTIEDLSRARELATRIGFFGLCYAMDGSYKG; from the coding sequence TTGAATGACATAAGTTTGACGATAAACGAGGGAGAGTTCGTTCTTTTACTAGGACTGAATAGTTCGGGGAAAACTACTGCCCTCAACATAATAACAGGAGTCTATACTCCCTCTGAAGGTCAGGTAGAGCTTTTTGGCAATCAGCTATCAGATAATCTAATCCCAAGGGAAATTAAAGAACGCATGGGAATAGTTTTCTCAAAGGTGGAATTACCTGAACAACTTACTGTAGAAGAAATTATCAGTCTTTTTCAGAGCTATTACTCCAATCCCTTCGGGATAGATGAAGCAATTAAGCTATTCGAGCTTAAAAATTGGCGCAAAACTCTTCTAAAAAATCAGCAAGAACTTAGTCAAGGCAGGAACAAGAGGCTTCTGATTGCTCTAGCTTTATCTGGCAACCCCGATCTATTACTTTTTGATGAGCCAACCGCTAATTTAGACCCACCAGGAAGAAGACTATTTTGGCAACTCATGAGAGATTTATCAAGTCAGGGTAAAACTATCCTAATTTGTATGCCAGAGGAGAATTCTGCTCAAACTGAACAAACAACGTCAACAATTGAAGATCTGTCACGTGCCAGAGAACTGGCGACTAGAATTGGGTTCTTCGGTTTGTGTTATGCAATGGACGGGAGTTATAAGGGATGA
- a CDS encoding ABC transporter permease: MSDTVISSITNQVDSLREVNVSPPNKSFEILKEQVRVEFLQLWRKPMVLVFSLLLPLFIVYIYSNMVDKQLIYQQLIAYAILGLLIISIQTFGTKVAEEKTKGWMKLLQVTPLPPPIYIVAKIIVAIFISGLCLALLFSFFAVTLDFDQPFLTWLFVFCILIVGMIPLNAMMLALGYWIDKDIFGYFTLPIMIVWIVSGLILPIKILPKTVQNLLPYLPIPTYHYAQIALWAGGIPSEKVHIWLDWQWLIWATVVFGMLAAWGYQRSQIDQKLTWFSLLEQIKKKLSKFSLLERLFARF, translated from the coding sequence GTGAGTGATACTGTCATTTCATCAATTACTAATCAAGTAGATAGTTTAAGAGAAGTGAATGTATCTCCCCCAAATAAATCATTTGAGATCCTTAAAGAGCAAGTTCGAGTTGAGTTTCTTCAGTTGTGGCGCAAGCCAATGGTGCTGGTTTTTAGTCTGCTGCTGCCTCTATTTATCGTATATATATATAGTAATATGGTCGACAAACAGCTAATTTACCAGCAGTTAATTGCCTATGCGATTTTAGGTCTATTAATCATTTCTATACAAACTTTTGGAACAAAAGTGGCTGAAGAAAAAACCAAGGGTTGGATGAAATTATTGCAAGTCACGCCTCTTCCTCCACCAATATATATAGTGGCTAAAATTATAGTTGCTATATTTATTTCAGGGCTTTGCCTTGCCTTACTCTTCTCCTTTTTTGCCGTAACTTTAGACTTTGACCAACCCTTTTTGACCTGGCTATTTGTTTTCTGTATTTTGATAGTCGGCATGATTCCTTTGAATGCAATGATGCTTGCTTTGGGATACTGGATTGATAAAGATATTTTCGGTTATTTCACTCTGCCGATTATGATAGTGTGGATTGTATCGGGACTGATTTTACCAATAAAAATCTTACCTAAAACTGTACAAAATTTACTTCCTTACCTGCCCATACCTACCTACCACTATGCTCAAATCGCTCTTTGGGCAGGAGGAATACCCAGTGAAAAAGTTCATATTTGGCTAGATTGGCAATGGCTAATCTGGGCTACAGTTGTCTTTGGAATGCTAGCAGCCTGGGGATATCAGCGCAGCCAAATCGATCAGAAACTAACCTGGTTTAGTTTATTAGAGCAAATCAAAAAGAAATTGAGTAAGTTTAGCTTATTAGAGCGATTATTTGCTCGCTTTTAA
- a CDS encoding type II toxin-antitoxin system VapC family toxin: MSETVYIETSILGYLTARPSRDIIVAANIEITREWWNTRRGDFQLYSSQAVVKETSQGDVAIASQRLEILGNLSLLDLNQNVLDLAERFLERSNLPTKADVDAVHIAVATVHGMDYLLTWNCKHIANAQIQGKLAEISLDLGYQLPILCTPYELLGG, encoded by the coding sequence GTGAGCGAAACCGTCTATATTGAAACCAGTATCTTAGGCTACCTTACCGCTCGACCGAGCAGAGATATTATTGTGGCGGCTAATATTGAAATAACGAGAGAGTGGTGGAATACACGCCGCGGTGACTTCCAACTCTACTCCTCACAAGCGGTTGTAAAAGAAACCTCACAAGGCGATGTCGCGATCGCGTCTCAACGACTAGAAATTCTCGGTAATCTATCTTTACTCGACTTGAATCAAAATGTACTCGATTTAGCAGAGCGATTTTTGGAACGTAGCAACCTTCCAACAAAAGCTGATGTTGATGCTGTTCATATCGCGGTCGCGACTGTTCACGGCATGGATTATCTGCTGACATGGAATTGCAAGCACATTGCCAATGCTCAAATACAGGGAAAATTGGCGGAGATTAGCCTTGATCTTGGATATCAGTTACCGATTCTTTGTACACCTTATGAACTTCTAGGAGGTTGA
- a CDS encoding DUF433 domain-containing protein, with the protein MYKISVNPQIHFGKPCIEGTRITVQSVLELLNEGLSFSIIIQDYYPDLQIEDIRACLQYAIALVAAEDIKLVSA; encoded by the coding sequence ATGTATAAAATTTCTGTTAACCCTCAAATTCATTTTGGGAAGCCCTGCATAGAAGGGACGCGCATCACTGTGCAGAGTGTTCTTGAGTTGCTAAATGAGGGACTCTCTTTCAGTATAATTATTCAGGATTATTACCCTGATTTACAAATTGAAGACATTCGTGCTTGTCTGCAATATGCTATCGCTTTAGTAGCGGCTGAAGACATTAAACTTGTGTCGGCTTAA
- a CDS encoding type II toxin-antitoxin system HicB family antitoxin produces the protein MKYKIVLYRSEEGITVGVPALPGCWSEGDTEEEALTNIQDAIREYLAALEERLQDGEIREIEMQV, from the coding sequence ATGAAATACAAAATTGTCCTTTATCGTTCTGAAGAAGGAATTACTGTTGGCGTTCCTGCGCTCCCCGGTTGTTGGTCCGAGGGAGATACTGAGGAAGAGGCATTAACCAATATCCAAGATGCAATTCGTGAGTATCTTGCAGCCTTAGAAGAACGCTTGCAAGATGGGGAAATTCGTGAAATTGAAATGCAGGTGTAA
- a CDS encoding type II toxin-antitoxin system HicA family toxin has translation MPRIPGVNHLDAVRALEKVGFRIIRQGKHIIMSDGVRQVALPRHNPIKAFTMGGIVQDAGLTVAEFRQLL, from the coding sequence ATGCCTAGAATTCCTGGCGTAAATCACCTAGATGCAGTACGAGCCTTGGAGAAGGTAGGCTTTCGGATCATTCGCCAAGGCAAACATATCATCATGAGTGATGGGGTGCGTCAAGTTGCTCTTCCAAGGCACAATCCAATTAAGGCATTTACAATGGGTGGAATTGTTCAAGATGCTGGTTTGACAGTCGCAGAATTTCGTCAACTATTATGA
- a CDS encoding RNA-guided endonuclease InsQ/TnpB family protein, protein MYGVQEVLIHTDSEIRAVLEFVCEEANKLANCGIYYCRQMLFKAGRYIGKYDLDSQLKNNPHFRAMRSCCAQQLLHDVAESFSSYKGLLGLWNKGQLPNKPRPPKYRKKGGMAVVTYTARYVKLTEKGLRFSLGDQVKAWFGIDSFYLPMPSNLRFEDIKEFRIVPRNLSFYLECVYKQPDQEKVKPNNTVLGIDHGLGNWLTCVSNTGKSFIFDGKKAKSQNQWHNKRVAQIKTGKPPGYWDDELAKITERRNRQMRDATNKAARFIINWCLGNDIYTVVFGGNQRQKDSIELGKKVNQEFVSIPTAKLKNRICQLCEKYGIKFVETEESYTSKASFLDGDSLPKFGEKPGSSLLGMVQ, encoded by the coding sequence ATGTACGGAGTTCAAGAAGTTCTCATCCATACAGACAGCGAGATAAGGGCTGTCTTAGAGTTTGTCTGTGAAGAAGCTAACAAGCTGGCTAATTGTGGTATTTATTATTGTCGGCAAATGCTTTTTAAGGCAGGGCGATATATCGGTAAATATGACCTTGATTCTCAGTTGAAAAATAACCCTCATTTTCGAGCCATGCGGTCATGTTGCGCTCAACAATTGCTACATGATGTTGCTGAATCTTTTTCTTCCTATAAAGGGCTTTTAGGTCTTTGGAATAAAGGGCAATTACCTAATAAGCCTAGACCACCTAAATATCGAAAGAAAGGGGGGATGGCAGTAGTAACCTATACGGCAAGATATGTGAAGTTAACCGAAAAAGGGTTAAGGTTTTCGTTGGGGGATCAGGTAAAAGCTTGGTTCGGGATTGATAGTTTTTATCTGCCAATGCCGTCTAATTTGAGGTTTGAAGACATTAAAGAGTTTCGGATCGTTCCTAGAAATCTTAGTTTTTATCTTGAGTGTGTTTATAAGCAACCCGATCAAGAGAAAGTTAAGCCTAATAACACTGTACTAGGAATAGATCACGGATTGGGTAACTGGTTAACCTGCGTTTCTAACACGGGAAAGTCTTTTATCTTTGACGGAAAAAAGGCTAAGTCTCAAAATCAATGGCATAACAAGCGAGTTGCTCAAATTAAGACTGGTAAGCCGCCGGGTTACTGGGATGATGAATTAGCTAAAATAACCGAAAGGCGTAACCGACAGATGAGAGACGCTACCAATAAAGCTGCTCGTTTTATTATCAATTGGTGTCTCGGCAATGACATTTATACTGTCGTTTTTGGAGGGAATCAGCGACAAAAAGACTCGATTGAGTTAGGAAAGAAAGTTAATCAGGAATTTGTTAGTATTCCCACAGCGAAGCTTAAAAATCGCATTTGTCAATTGTGTGAAAAGTACGGGATTAAATTCGTTGAGACTGAGGAAAGCTACACCTCAAAGGCTTCTTTTTTAGATGGTGATTCGCTACCTAAATTCGGTGAGAAACCCGGTTCTTCGTTACTTGGTATGGTTCAATAG
- the mnmE gene encoding tRNA uridine-5-carboxymethylaminomethyl(34) synthesis GTPase MnmE: MLNTGDTIAAIATAIVPEQGSIGIVRLSGSEAVAIARRLFHSPNRQKWQSHRLLYGYIRHPQSQAIIDEALLLLMLAPRSFTREDVVEFHCHGGIMPVQQVLQLCLENGARLAQAGEFSLRAFLNGRIDLTQAESVVDLVGARSPQAAQFALAGLQGKLAQPIRHLRATCLDILAEIEARIDFEEDLPPLDHAAVLHSIEQVFCQVNLILATAERGELLRSGLKVAIVGRPNVGKSSLLNAWSRSDRAIVTDLPGTTRDIVESQLVVAGIPVQVLDTAGIRSASDRVEQIGVERSRQTARSADLVLLTVSAESGWTQEDEEIYRSVSDRRLILVINKIDLANPETVIYPAEIKRVVKLSAAQNQGIEDLEKSLINAVQNQELQAANLDLAINQRQAAALTRAKIALQQVKKTIDQNLPFDFWSIDLRTAIQSLGEITGEEVTESVLDRIFSRFCIGK; encoded by the coding sequence ATGTTAAACACAGGGGATACGATCGCCGCCATCGCTACGGCGATCGTTCCGGAACAGGGTAGCATCGGTATTGTCCGTTTATCCGGTAGTGAAGCAGTGGCGATCGCTCGTCGGCTTTTCCATAGCCCCAATCGTCAAAAATGGCAAAGTCATCGTCTTCTCTACGGTTATATCCGGCATCCCCAAAGTCAAGCAATTATCGATGAAGCTTTGCTGTTGCTCATGTTAGCGCCCCGCTCTTTCACCCGCGAGGATGTGGTGGAATTTCACTGTCATGGCGGCATTATGCCCGTACAACAGGTGTTACAGTTATGTCTAGAAAATGGGGCGCGTTTGGCACAAGCGGGGGAATTTAGCCTGCGTGCCTTTCTCAACGGCAGAATTGACCTAACTCAAGCCGAAAGCGTCGTCGATCTCGTTGGGGCGCGTTCTCCCCAAGCGGCACAATTTGCCCTCGCTGGTTTACAGGGGAAACTCGCTCAACCGATCCGCCATTTGCGCGCCACCTGTCTCGATATTTTGGCTGAAATTGAGGCCCGTATTGACTTTGAAGAAGATTTACCGCCCTTGGATCACGCGGCGGTTCTCCATAGCATAGAACAGGTTTTTTGTCAAGTAAATTTAATTTTGGCCACCGCCGAGCGCGGGGAATTGCTGCGTAGTGGTCTGAAAGTGGCGATCGTGGGGCGGCCGAATGTGGGTAAATCCAGTTTGTTAAATGCTTGGAGTCGGAGCGATCGAGCGATTGTCACCGATTTACCCGGCACTACCCGCGATATTGTCGAATCTCAGCTAGTTGTGGCGGGAATCCCCGTACAAGTCCTCGATACGGCAGGAATTCGCTCGGCCAGCGATCGAGTCGAACAAATTGGGGTGGAACGTTCCCGTCAAACGGCCCGGTCTGCTGATTTAGTTCTCTTAACCGTCTCCGCAGAGTCAGGATGGACCCAGGAAGACGAGGAAATTTATCGCTCTGTCAGCGATCGCCGATTAATTTTAGTGATTAATAAAATTGATTTGGCTAATCCAGAAACAGTAATTTACCCAGCAGAAATTAAGCGCGTTGTCAAGCTATCCGCCGCCCAAAATCAGGGTATTGAAGACTTAGAAAAAAGTCTTATTAATGCTGTCCAAAATCAAGAATTACAGGCGGCTAATTTAGATTTAGCCATTAATCAACGACAAGCGGCCGCTTTAACTAGGGCGAAAATTGCTTTGCAACAGGTCAAAAAAACAATTGACCAAAATTTACCTTTTGATTTTTGGTCGATCGATCTGCGTACTGCCATTCAATCCTTAGGAGAAATTACCGGCGAAGAAGTGACTGAATCGGTACTTGATCGCATTTTTAGCCGTTTTTGTATTGGTAAATAA